From Lepus europaeus isolate LE1 chromosome 3, mLepTim1.pri, whole genome shotgun sequence, a single genomic window includes:
- the PEX6 gene encoding peroxisome biogenesis factor 6: MALAVLRVLEPFPTETPPLAVLLPPGGPWPAAGLGLVLALRPAGESPAGPALLVAALEGPGAGTEEQGPGPPQLLVSRALLRLLALGSGAWVRARPVRRPPALGWALLGTSPGPGFGPRVGPLLVRRGETLLVPGPRVLETRPALQGLLGPGTRLAVTELRGRARVCPETGDSSRPPAAPVVSSFAVSNTVRRLQGVLGGTGESLGVSRSCLRGLGLFQGEWVWVARAGEAPSTSQPHLATVRVLEPRWDLSERLGPGSGQVREPLADGLALVPASLAFNLGCDPLEVGALSIQRYLEGCTAPEGKGSCSLLGGPPFARELHIEIVSSPHYSTNGNYDQALYRHFQTPRVVQEGDVLCVPTVGQVEVLEGSPDKLPRWRELFFKVKRTIGEVADGPASTYLADTTHTSLYMVGSTLSCVPSLPSAGAPWSTLSPPGLEGLVAEICAALKPRLQLGGALLTGTSCVLLRGPPGSGKTTAVMAACGRLGLHLLKVPCSSLCADSSGAVETKLQAIFSQARRCRPVVLLLTALDLLGRDRDGLGEDARVVAVLRHLLLNEDPLSSRPPLMVVATTSRAQDLPADVQTAFPHELEVPVLSEGQRLSILRALTAHLPLGQEVNLAQLARRCAGFVAGDLCALVAHSSRAACTRIRSSGLPGGWSEEDERELCAAGFPLLAEDFGQALEQLQTAHSRAVGAPKIPSVSWHDVGGLQEVKREILETIQLPLEHPELLSLGLRRSGLLLHGPPGTGKTLLAKAVATECSLTFLSVKGPELINMYVGQSEENVREVFARARAAAPCIIFFDELDSLAPSRGRSGDSGGVMDRVVSQLLAELDGLHSTQDVFVIGATNRPDLLDPALLRPGRFDKLVFVGASEDRASQLRVLSAITRKFKLEPSVSLVNVLDCCPPQLTGADLYSLCSDAMTAALKRRVRDLEEGLEPASSALLLTMEDLLQAAAQLQPSVSEQELLRYKRIQRKFAAC; this comes from the exons ATGGCGCTGGCTGTGTTGCGGGTGCTGGAGCCCTTCCCCACTGAGACACCCCCGTTGGCTGTGCTGCTCCCGCCCGGGGGCCCGTGGCCTGCGGCGGGACTGGGCCTGGTGCTGGCTCTGCGACCTGCAGGGGAGAGCCCGGCGGGGCCGGCTCTGCTTGTGGCGGCCCTCGAGGGGCCGGGCGCGGGGACGGAagagcagggccctgggccccCGCAGCTGCTGGTTAGCCGCGCGCTGCTCCGGCTCCTGGCGCTGGGCTCGGGGGCGTGGGTGCGGGCTCGTCCCGTGCGGCGGCCCCCGGCACTAGGCTGGGCGCTACTTGGCACCTCGCCGGGGCCGGGCTTCGGGCCGCGAGTCGGGCCGCTGCTGGTGAGGCGCGGAGAGACCCTGCTAGTGCCCGGGCCGCGGGTCCTGGAGACGCGGCCGGCGCTGCAAGGGCTGCTGGGCCCGGGGACGCGGCTGGCCGTGACCGAGCTCCGCGGGCGGGCGAGGGTGTGCCCGGAGACGGGGGACAGCAGCCGGCCCCCAGCCGCGCCTGTCGTGTCCTCTTTCGCCGTTTCCAATACGGTCCGACGACTCCAAGGAGTTCTGGGAGGGACTGGAGAGTCACTGGGGGTGAGCCGGAGCTGTCTGCGCGGCCTCGGGCTCTTCCAGGGCgagtgggtgtgggtggctcgGGCCGGCGAGGCACCGAGCACTTCCCAGCCGCACTTGGCCACGGTGCGGGTCCTGGAGCCTCGCTGGGACCTCTCTGAGAGGCTGGGACCCGGCTCTGGGCAGGTGAGAGAGCCGCTCGCCGACGGTCTGGCGCTGGTGCCTGCCTCTCTGGCTTTTAATCTCGGCTGTGACCCCCTGGAAGTGGGAGCACTCAGCATCCAG AGGTACCTGGAAGGCTGCACTGCCCCTGAAGGCAAGGGAAGCTGCTCCTTGCTCGGCGGACCTCCGTTTGCCAGAGAGTTACACATCGAGATTGTATCCTCTCCCCACTACAGCACTAACGGGAACTATGACCAAGCGCTTTACCGGCACTTTCAGACACCCAG GGTAGTCCAAGAAGGGGATGTCCTGTGTGTGCCAACGGTGGGGCAAGTAGAGGTCCTGGAAGGAAGCCCAGATAAACTGCCCAG GTGGCGAGAGCTGTTCTTTAAAGTGAAGAGAACGATCGGGGAGGTTGCAGATGGGCCAGCCAGCACCTACTTGGCTGACACCACCCATACTTCCTTGTACATG GTGGGTTCCACCCTGAGCTGCGTTCCCAGTCTGCCTTCAGCAGGCGCTCCGTGGAGCACCTTGTCTCCTCCGGGCCTGGAGGGCTTGGTGGCTGAGATCTGTGCTGCCCTGAAGCCTCGCCTCCAGCTGGG AGGGGCCTTGCTGACGGGAACTAGCTGTGTCCTCCTGCGGGGCCCCCCAGGCAGTGGGAAGACCACAGCGGTCATGGCGGCCTGCGGTCGCCTTGGGCTCCACTTACTGAAG GTgccctgctccagcctctgtgcaGACAGCAGTGGGGCTGTGGAGACAAAACTACAGGCCATCTTCTCCCAGGCCCGCCGCTGCCGGCCTGTGGTCCTGCTGCTGACAGCCCTGGACCTCCTAGGCCGAGACCGTGATGGGCTGGGCGAGGATGCCCGGGTGGTGGCCGTGCTGCGTCACCTCCTCCTCAATGAGGACCCCCTCAGCAG ccgccCTCCCCTCATGGTTGTGGCCACCACAAGCCGGGCCCAGGACCTGCCTGCTGACGTGCAGACAGCATTTCCACACGAGCTGGAGGTGCCCGTGCTGTCAGAGGGGCAGCGGCTCAGCATCCTGCGGGCCCTCACTGCCCACCTCCCCCTGGGCCAAGAGGTGAACCTGGCACAGCTGGCACGGCGGTGTGCA GGCTTCGTGGCCGGGGATCTCTGTGCCCTTGTGGCCCACAGCAGCCGGGCAGCCTGCACCAGGATCAGGAGCTCAGG TTTGCCGGGCGGCTGGAGCGAGGAGGATGAGCGGGAGCTGTGTGCAGCCGGCTTTCCCCTTCTGGCTGAGGACTTCGGGCAGGCGCTGGAGCAGCTGCAAACGGCTCACTCCCGGGCCGTGGGAGCCCCCAAG ATCCCCTCGGTGTCCTGGCATGATGTGGGCGGGCTGCAGGAGGTGAAGAGGGAGATCCTGGAGACCATTCAGCTCCCCCTGGAGCACCCTGAGCTGCTGAGCCTGGGCCTGAGGCGCTCAGGCCTTCTGCTCCACGGGCCCCCTGGGACAGGCAAGACCCTCCTGGCCAAGGCGGTAGCTACGGAGTGCAGCCTCACCTTCCTCAG TGTGAAGGGGCCAGAGCTCATCAACATGTACGTGGGCCAGAGTGAGGAGAACGTGCGGGAAG tgttcgccagggccagggctgcggcGCCATGCATTATCTTCTTTGATGAGCTGGACTCCTTGGCCCCAAGCCGGGGGCGAAGTGGAGACTCTGGAGGAGTGATGGACAG GGTGGTGTCACAGCTCCTGGCCGAGCTGGACGGGCTTCACAGCACTCAGGATGTGTTTGTGATCGGAGCAACCAACAGACCAGACCTCCTGGACCCTGCCCTTCTGCGGCCTGGCAG ATTTGACAAGCTGGTGTTTGTGGGTGCAAGTGAGGACCGGGCTTCCCAGCTGCGTGTTCTGAGCGCCATCACACGCAA ATTCAAGCTTGAGCCCTCGGTGAGCCTGGTGAACGTGCTGGACTGCTGCCCGCCCCAGCTAACAGGTGCAGACCTGTACTCTCTCTGCTCGGATGCCATGACAGCTGCCCTCAAACGCAGGGTTCGTGACCTGGAGGAAG GGCTGGAGCCGGCCAGCTCGGCCCTGCTGCTCACCATGGAGGACCTGCTGCAGGCCGCCGCCCAGCTGCAGCCCTCGGTCAGTGAGCAGGAGCTGCTGCGGTACAAACGCATCCAGCGCAAGTTTGCTGCCTGCTAG
- the GNMT gene encoding glycine N-methyltransferase, which produces MVDSVYRTRSLGVAAEGLPDQYADGEAARVWQLYIGDTRSRTAEYKTWLLGLLRQHGCRRVLDVACGTGVDSIMLVEEGFSVTSVDASDKMLKYALKERWNRRHEPAFDKWVIEEANWMNLDKDVPQPAGGGFDAVICLGNSFAHLPDCKGDQSEHRQALKNIASMVRTGGLLVIDHRNYDHILSTGCAPPGKNIYYKSDLTKDVTTSVLTVNNKAHMVTLDYTVQVPAAGQDGSPSLSKFRLSYYPHCLAPFTELLRAAFGGKCQHSVLGDFKPYQPGQAYVPCYFIHVLKRTA; this is translated from the exons ATGGTGGACAGCGTGTACCGGACCCGCTCCCTGGGGGTGGCGGCCGAAGGCCTCCCGGACCAGTACGCGGACGGGGAGGCGGCGCGCGTGTGGCAGCTCTACatcggggacacccgcagccgTACCGCCGAGTACAAGACGTGGCTGCTCGGGCTGCTGCGGCAGCACGGCTGCCGACGGGTGCTCGACGTGGCCTGCGGCACCGG GGTGGACTCCATCATGCTGGTGGAGGAGGGCTTCAGTGTGACGAGTGTGGACGCCAGTGACAAGATGCTGAAGTACGCGCTTAAAGAGCGCTGGAACCGGCGGCACGAGCCCGCCTTCGACAAATGGG TCATAGAAGAAGCCAACTGGATGAATCTGGACAAAGACGTGCCCCAGCCAGCAGGGGGTGGCTTTGACGCGGTCATCTGCCTTGGAAACAGTTTTGCCCACCTGCCAGACTGTAAAG GGGACCAGAGCGAGCACCGGCAGGCGCTGAAGAACATTGCAAGCATGGTGCGCACCGGGGGCCTGCTGGTCATCGACCACCGCAACTACGACCACATCCTCAGCACAGGCTGTGCGCCCCCGGGGAAGAACATCTACTACAAG AGTGACCTGACCAAGGACGTCACAACGTCAGTGCTGACAGTGAACAACAAAGCCCACATGGTGACGCTGGACTACACAGTGCAGGTGCCAGCGGCTGGCCAGGACGGCTCTCCGAGCTTGAG TAAGTTCCGGCTCTCCTACTACCCACACTGTCTGGCGCCCTTCACGGAGTTGCTCCGAGCAGCCTTCGGGGGCAAGTGCCAGCACAGCGTCCTGGGCGACTTCAAGCCTTACCAGCCGGGCCAGGCCTACGTTCCCTGCTACTTCATCCACGTGCTCAAGAGGACAGCCTGA